TTCTTGCAAGGAAGTAATTAActtagattgtaaatagttggggacCGGTGAACAGAACCCTGTGGCACCTCATTACTTACATCTTGCTGAACagaaaaaagatccatttatccaaagtctctgctttctgttggttggTCATCCTATATCCAAGCTAAAAAAATTATCCCTAACtccatgtgatcttaccttgtgCATCTACATTTTGTACGGCACCTTATAAATGCCATCTGCAAGTCCAGACATTTTATGTTTACagcatccccattatccacttgcCTTGTTCCATCTTCAAAGAACGCTAGCAAATTCGACAATCACGGTTTACCTTTCAGAAAGCTACGCTGACTTGAGATAtgctttgactttccaaatgttctgttataCTTCCTTAAGAATGGATTTCTAACTTTCCAATGACATGTTAAACTAGCTGGTCTACtttctgcctccttccttttGGGATAAGGGCATTATATTAGCATGTTTctaatccactggaacctttcccgCATCCAAGGCATTTTGAAATATTATAACCAGTCGATCCACTACCTTTCTTGCCACTTCTTTCAAAATCataggatgtaggccatcaggccctggagactAGTATACTCTTGCTTAGTACTTTGTTCCTAGTGGTGATGATTATTTGCAAACTTGCATTTTAACATGCTTCAATTTGACctaatataaacaaaaaaaagagaaataattcAGAATTCCATAGTGTGAAACTTGGTGTCCTCAAAAGTCTTTTCAAATAGGTGTGCAAATGGAAGCTAGTTGACACACCTGCTGAATAAGTATCCCCTACAAATAATGTAGTAATTAATGACAGAATCAACATTCTTGTGTCACCCAAAAATGCAATACATAATAGGAATGAGAATGTATCATGTATATGTCAGAAATAAATTGTTTAGCAAGTATATTATTTAATCATAAAGTATTTTTGTACTATTTTGATAACTTCATACCACTTATATCACACAAACTTTCAGCTGCATGGTTATGTCACCCTATACTACAGACCCCTCTCACACACTGCGTTTAAGATGTTGGGACTTACAATTATGCTGTTATCAAAAATTTAAAAGCCACTTTGCAACTTGCTCATTTGCACTAAAGAACAAACCTATCAAAATAGGTTACATCAGCTGCATGTAGCCTTTGGGCTTGAGTATTAGAAAATATTCCTGACAAAgcacttatgcctgaaacgtcgtatcccttgctccttgaatgctgccagacctactgtgcttttccagcatcacacttttctaCTCTAGtgttagagagtcatacagcatggaaacagacccttcggtccctttGCTTTTTGCAGGTTGCTGAGCATCTCCTATTTAGCAGAACCAGCTTTGCTGTAGGGACAAAGGAAGCTTGCTGCTTAGGAATGAGTCTAACTAAACAACTGAATCTTCACATACACATCATTTCAATTTATAGTTTATTGTGCTtcagaattatttttttaaactgatggCATACTTACCACCTGCTAAGGTTAAATATAAGATCAGTACAGGAAGAGTACCATTAGTACATACAATATTTAGCAACACAAAGATAAGTTAATTATTCATCAGGTACTCCACAAATATTGTGGAACAGTTAccacaccaaaaaaaaaatcaatctattcagaACAAGCAATCCTTAAGAAGTGTGAAATTTCCATTTAGAAGTAAAGGAAACaatttgtgcaaagatttgttttGTCAACTTTGACCATAAACATTCCAGAATTAGGGACATGACAGCATAGGACAGTAATGAAAGAGGTGGTGATAAAATAATTCTAGAAATAAATCGGTACTCCCTGTCTGTGCATAAACGTAGTACAAAAAATTTATATAGTCCAAGTTTGACAAAAAAAGACAAACCTGTATCCATTGCAACGGTTGctaaagtgaatttaaattctatcacaCGGTTGTTAAGAGTagcaaaacacatttttttttgattttttttaaacttggtttTTTTCAAGGTTTATATTTTAATGTACAGTATCATGCaatggcacttttttttttataaaacattaaaacctTACTGTAGTAGTCTGTCTGCAGCCAGTACACTATTGACTGCTTTTCCTAGgtctccctccccccccaaaaaaaatctcattcaCAAACCAAATACAAAGATAAACAATGATTCGAAAACCTAATTTGCAATCCCtgtattaaagttttttttaaattgtccgTTGTTGCAACTCCGTACACTCCCACCCTGTAATTCATTAGACAACTGCCACAATtttactgcaaaaaaaaagttatggaGTAATCCTTAAAAACCATTAGTGATCTTCATGGTTGTCTCTGATATAGCAGCTAACCACTGATAGGTTCCTTTTGAAGGGTCAACGATCAAAAACAAGTTTCTCAAAAGTTAACAATTCCATTTTGAAGTCAAGTTGATGGTCTTGAAAGTCTTTTAATTGTGTCACACACATGCAAACTCCAGAAACAAGGCTAGGTTTTGAAAATTGCTGGACCCATAATTCTTCTGCTACAAAGTTGAATCTTCGCTATTGTATTCCTTCAGTTCAGATTAGCTGCAGCACAATACAACAGAAACTATTTCATATTGACCCATGCAAGATTTCTCCCGTTTCATCTACAAGGCCATAACTAGGCCTCATCTTTCAGCCTCCATGGCAACATTAACCTTCTGTTCTGAGGTGGTTTGTTGGGACATTGCTGCTGGCCAGCCTGTATGTGGAGTTGGTGATGCTGGAGTCCACATGCCCTGCTGGTTTGGAGGAGACATGGGCCAACCTGAATTGAAGTttacaggaggaggaggagatgttGCCATCGAGGCAATCGGGCTACTACTGTTGAAACTTTCTGAAGCTTTCAGCCTTGAGAACATCGTAAGTGCATCTGGAAAATTAGGAGGTGTTG
Above is a genomic segment from Chiloscyllium plagiosum isolate BGI_BamShark_2017 chromosome 21, ASM401019v2, whole genome shotgun sequence containing:
- the ubald1a gene encoding UBA-like domain-containing protein 1 codes for the protein MSVNMDELKHQVMINQFVLTAGCAADQAKQLLQAAHWQFETALSAFFQEANVPYNHHHQMMCTPANTPATPPNFPDALTMFSRLKASESFNSSSPIASMATSPPPPVNFNSGWPMSPPNQQGMWTPASPTPHTGWPAAMSQQTTSEQKVNVAMEAER